TTTTTCTCCTCCTACTGCGACTCAATTGTCGTGAAATAAGATTGCACGACATTTTGTAAATCCTTCGGCAATTGTAAACGCTGTGAGCTTTCCAAATAGCTATCTTTATAGGAGCCAATCACTTCATCATACGGTCTAATGGTACCTTTTGTAATTGGTCCATTACCTTGTTGCTCGGAAACATGCGAACCGTCTCCTAATTGCCCACTATCGACAGTCGTTTCGCTAGAACCGCCAAGCCTTGGTGTAGTCAATAAATCTCGGCTTCCTTGACCACTCCCCGCACCCTTTCCTAGACCTGAACCACTTCCTTGACCTTGACCCTGTCCTTGTCCTTGTCCTTGGCCTTGACCTTGCCCCTGGCCTTGCCCCTGGCCTTGGCCTTGTCCTTGCCCCTGTCCTTGGCCTTGGCTTGGTTGCTTTCCTTGTGACTGGCCATTACTTGTTGCTTGCTGGGAATTATTTTGACCTTGTTGACTACTAGGTTGTGCGTTACCGGAAGAGTGTTGATTCGAATTTGCACTGTTTTGCTGATTATTATTTGTGCTGTTTGCACTAGCAATGGCATTTTGCAATGTATTACTAGCTGGTTTCCCTAAGTTGCTCATCGCTGTTTGCGTTGTATTTGCACTTTGTGTAAGCTGTTGCTGCATTTGGGCAAGCTCTTTCAACTGTTCGAGTTCCTCTTGTGATAAAGCTTTATTATCGCCAGCACCATCTTTATTCGCTGTCTGCTTATCTTTTAATTGCTGTTCTTTTAAAGCTAATTCCTTCTGCTTTTTCACGACTTCTCGTAATGCTTCTTCCGCTGTTTGCGTTTCTTTTAACGTATTTTGTAATTCTTTTAGCTGCTCTTTCACTTCTTTTGTCTCAGCTTTTTTTTCTAACTTCGCCACTTCTTTTTTTATGTCCTCAATCACAGCCTTTTCTTTTTCCACTTCAATCGCTTCAATTTGCGTTGCCGCTGGGAACATATAAAGTATTGCTAAAACAATAGCTGTGGCAAAGAGGCCAATAAATGCTTTAGGTCGAAACAAATTTTTCTTTCTTGCTTTAAACTGAGCAAATGCTTGTTCTGACTTTTGAATCGCCTTTGCAAGTAAAGATTGGATCAGTGGGTCATCGTCGTTTTTAAAAGACAGTGCCGTTACAAGTTCATTATGTGAAAAATAATAGTCAAGTGCATACAATGCTTCCTTTTCTTTGACACGTCGCCACCACATCATAACAATTGTTGCAAATAGGCCAAGTATAAAGACAACAACAGCAATTTGACGATAATAAGGCCAAACAAATAATCTTGATACGAGGACAAGTGAAGCACTCGAAAGCAATGCTAAAAACAACCCGTATTGTGCAATAGGTAGGCTTCTCTCAAAAGTTAAACTGTGTTGTGCACGCTGAATATATTTTCGTAATTGCTTCCGACGCTCCATGCTGTTTCCTCCTCATCGATTACTTTTCATATTGGCACGTAATTTCTTAATCGCAATCGTTAAACTTAACACAATAATCAAAACATAAATTAGTAAGTAGGTTATCCATACCGGTATATCAATGCCACTTAGCTCTGCTAACGCATCTCCCATAGAGGGCGAAATAAGCGTAAGCATTAATGCACCTGGATTAATCGAAGCCCAGAAGTACGTCATAAAGGATGAGCTTGTAGCAATCGTATTGCCCATTTGATGGAATGCCATTGATAGGAAGAAGAAAAATGCTGTAATTCCCCCTAAGAAAATGATGGAGCCATACGTAGCAATCATAGCAACAATCGTTTTCTTCGTAATAGTTGAAAACATAACCCCAACGCTACCGATTGCAACAACTGTTAATAGGTAAAATAAAAAGATTGAAATTAGTTGGGAAGGGGACACCCCACCAAATAGAAAGACTAAACTATACAATGGTAGCCCTGCGACTAACATCAATACTAAAAATGCTACCGAAGATAATAATTTACCAATAATAATTTGTGTCGAGCTTTGTGTTGTTGTTAATAAAATATTTAACGTTTGTTTTTCTCGTTCACTACTAATTGCCCCAGCAGTTAAACTCGGTGTAATGAAAAGAACGAGTGCCATTTGCAATATTGTTAGTACGGCAAACATCATAAAACTTGTATCAGGTCTAAAAAACCCTTTGCCTGTAAATTCTGTTGTCAGCAGTAAGAAACCTGCAATAAAAATACAAATCACCGCTAGATAAAACATTAAACCAGAAAAACTTTTAAAAGAACGGAAGCGTAACTTCAATTCTTTTACAAGGACGGGATTATAAAACCTTTCCATCATTGACTGTCCGCTCCCTTCGTAATCGCCATAAAGACGTCTTCTAAATCTTTTTCTTCCTCGCTTAATGCATAAATTGGTAAATCTGCAAGCATCGCTTTTTTCAGTAATACTATTTGTTCCTGATCTGTGCCGCGATAGTTAAAAGCAATTTCTAAACGATTGTCCATAACATCTATTGAAGAAATTAATGGATCTTCCTCTAAAAATGCGCGTACCTCTTGTAAACAATCTGATACTTTGATAACGATTCGCTTTTCACCTTGTAGCTGAGCTTGAATGGAAGCAACATTGCCATGTGCAATCAATTTACCATTATCAATAACGCCGATTTCATCACACATTTCCGCTAGCTCTGGCAAAATATGCGAGGAGATTAAAATAGTTTTCCCCATGGATTTTAAATTTCTTAAAATATCTCGCATCTCTACTCGTGCGCGTGGATCTAGGCCTGAAGCAGGTTCATCCAATATTAAGACCTTTGGATCATGAATCAGAGCTCGTGCTAAACAAAGGCGTTGCTTCATCCCACGCGATAGTAAATCAACATATTCAAAACGTTTATTCGTTAAATTAACTAACTCTAATAACTGCGGTATAAGAACTTTACGCTCCTGCGCGCCAATGCCATAACTCGCCCCATAAAAGTCTAAATACTCATCTACTTTAAGTTGATCGTACACACCAAAGAAATCTGGCATATAGCCTATTTGTTTCCGAACTTCTTTCGGTTCCTTAATCACACTTTTTCCATTGATCAATGCATCGCCTGAAGTTGGGGATAGCAATGTAGCTAAAATCGAAAACGTTGTCGATTTTCCGGCACCATTAGCCCCTACAAAGCCAAATACTACACCTTCCTCCAGTGATAGATTTAAATGATCTAGTGCTGTGAAAGCGCCGTATTTTTTCGTTAAATCACGAATCTCTATCATTACTTCGCCACTCCTTTCAGCTCTATTTCAGGTAATTTTGTCTGCTCGCCTGTTTGATCTGGTCCAAATTTAATCTCCAACAGCAGCTTACCCTTATCATTGAAGTATTGCGTAATATCATTTGTAAACACTTGCTTCGTATCAACTAACGGTTCATAGTCGCCCGTTTTGTTATTCCAAATGGATAACTGCATTCGTTGAACATCTTTATTCGAAATTGTAAGTTCATCTAGGGTTTGAACAAAGTCCATAAAATGGTCTGGCATCTCTATCGACAATTCATATAAACCTTCTGACATGTACCAAGTATTTAATTGCTCATCCATTTTATCGAAAACGGCATTTGGCGATTGTGCGCTCAAATTATATGAAAAGTTATTACGTTTTAACGTAAATGGACCTGACATTTCAACTTTTCCATCGAATGGCTGTACGAAATAAGAAATAGGTGACATGTTGACACTTGTTTCAAGTTCTACACCTACAATTGCTTGCTCTGCCCAAGCTGTAATGACAGGTTGTTTCTCACTTTCTAGTAATAGAAGGGCTTGAGACTTCATGCGCTCAATGCGTAATGGGTCAACCTCTTCCTTCGACTTTGGATAGTTATAATTATAATTATTAAAGTGTGTTGGTTTTTGAAGAACTGTTGTTTTCAGCTCTTTGTCCACCTTCAGTGTAGCATTTGGTTCAATATCACCAAGCTTCACTTCTTTTGTACCCGAAATAACCGTGACATCCTTTAATGCAAACGGGAAGTTATTTTTAACTGTCCCAGACAATTTTTCATTTTTCAATGTAATATCAATATCCATTTTACCTATCTTTTGAGCAGCTGTTTTCCCCCCAAAAGATTGGACAGACCAATAACTTAAATCGCGCAATGTTAATGCGGATCCATTGGCGTGTTCCTTAATATACGACGATTCATGTAACGCGCCTACTGAACCTGTAAGATTATAATTATTGCGGAAAGCTACTGCAGTCGTATCTTTATCAGCATTCACTACAAAATCACCACTGCGATTTGTTAAAATCGATTCTACATAATAACCATTCACGCTGCTATCTTCATTTACTTTAAAGAATGCGGATTGTTGTACTTGTGGCTGCACAATACGATCTTTTGCGCCAAAAACAAATAGGACAATCGACAGTACCACTGAAATCGTAGGAATAACCCACCATGCATGCTCTCGTTTATCCATTCTCTTTAATACAAAGTAAAGGATTGGACCAATTACTAAAATATAAAGAATAATGACGATAAGCATATAGCTAACGGACACTTCGAATGATGGGAATAATTCGTTAATACTACCTAACTCGCTAGAAAGCTGATCCATTGTAGATTGACCTTGCATCACTGTTTGCTGAGACATAGTTTGAATGTCGAACATTTTCGCTGTTAATGCCGCATAGCCGTCCATAGATGCTAATGGCTGGTCTCCTAATGAAAAAGTTGTTTGGACAATTTCTCCACTACCAACCTTTTTCTTAGCAGCTAGAATATTAGTATTGTCTTTTAAAACAGGGATACTGCCTTCATTTTCCGTTGCTGTATAGACCGAAATTGCCTGCGTGAAAATACCGCCTCCCGATAATTTCGTTAAGCTATCTGCTGAAACAGTCGTCGTTTGTTGGGATAATGTAAGTGGCAAATATTCTTTAAAAATACCTGCAGTTGCATTGATTTGCTCAGAGCTGCCAAGCAATAATGTACCACCATCTTGCACCCATCTTAATAATGCTTCCTGCTGTTTTTGCGTTAAATCAGCTATCGCAACCTCATCTACTGCAATGATATCCGCCATTGCATAGCCTTGTGCAACATCAGGTAATGTGTAGTCTTTTAATTGATTTAAGTTAAATACTTCTACACTATTGGATGGAAAAAGTTGCGGTAACTTTAAATAGGCAGTCAAACGGTCGCTTTTATCTGTTAACGTATAAATAAATGTTGAATTGGCTTCTAAAAAATTCGCCTGTAACCGCTTTGTTCCTTTATAAGCAACTTTTTTTCCTTTTTCAATGTTGCCCTCATAAAAGGCAAAAACATCGCCATCGGAATACCCATAATCAGCTAAACCGTCCAAATAAAGTGTAACTGTTTTTTCCTCACCTGCTGCTATATCTATTGGCACAACTAGTGCTGAAGCTGCTTGATAAGAATTAAAGGCATTGATCGCCATATCTCCAGAAAAATCAGGCCCGTTATTTTTTACAGTTACTTGCAAAGGCGTAACTGATTGATATTTTGCCTTTCCTGCAATTCCTGTTTTAGCTTGTACCTCTAAAGTAGGTGCGGCGCTCGC
This genomic interval from Lysinibacillus sphaericus contains the following:
- a CDS encoding ABC transporter permease, whose translation is MMERFYNPVLVKELKLRFRSFKSFSGLMFYLAVICIFIAGFLLLTTEFTGKGFFRPDTSFMMFAVLTILQMALVLFITPSLTAGAISSEREKQTLNILLTTTQSSTQIIIGKLLSSVAFLVLMLVAGLPLYSLVFLFGGVSPSQLISIFLFYLLTVVAIGSVGVMFSTITKKTIVAMIATYGSIIFLGGITAFFFFLSMAFHQMGNTIATSSSFMTYFWASINPGALMLTLISPSMGDALAELSGIDIPVWITYLLIYVLIIVLSLTIAIKKLRANMKSNR
- a CDS encoding ABC transporter ATP-binding protein; the protein is MIEIRDLTKKYGAFTALDHLNLSLEEGVVFGFVGANGAGKSTTFSILATLLSPTSGDALINGKSVIKEPKEVRKQIGYMPDFFGVYDQLKVDEYLDFYGASYGIGAQERKVLIPQLLELVNLTNKRFEYVDLLSRGMKQRLCLARALIHDPKVLILDEPASGLDPRARVEMRDILRNLKSMGKTILISSHILPELAEMCDEIGVIDNGKLIAHGNVASIQAQLQGEKRIVIKVSDCLQEVRAFLEEDPLISSIDVMDNRLEIAFNYRGTDQEQIVLLKKAMLADLPIYALSEEEKDLEDVFMAITKGADSQ